In Meles meles chromosome 14, mMelMel3.1 paternal haplotype, whole genome shotgun sequence, a single window of DNA contains:
- the ING1 gene encoding inhibitor of growth protein 1 isoform X1, which produces MGGLVSPAPLGSALGGCVGYRGAPRGCRVAASGPASRGAAPAAELRLRRRRRPGSCGDTREQVPHPPLRGPRPVLEAGRGPRPFLGLHRSETVGKDEWSRSARFCGVRGRACVTAVGVSPRCFRNLYTKLMALELRTPRTREILKELDEYYEKFKRETDGVQKRRVLHCIQRALIRSQELGDEKIQIVSQMVELVENRTRQVDSHVELFEAHQEANDTTGHSGKAGQDKSKSETITQAEKTNNKRSRRQRNNENRENAANNHDHDDITSGTPKEKKAKASKKKKRSKAKAEREASPADLPIDPNEPTYCLCNQVSYGEMIGCDNDECPIEWFHFSCVGLNHKPKGKWYCPKCRGENEKTMDKALEKSKKERAYNR; this is translated from the exons ATGGGAGGACTCGTGTCGCCGGCGCCGCTGGGGAGCGCCCTGGGGGGCTGCGTCGGCTACCGTGGCGCCCCGCGCGGCTGCCGTGTTGCTGCTTCGGGGCCGGCGTCCCGCGGAGCGGCCCCCGCTGCGGAGCTCCGGCTGCGGCGCCGACGCCGGCCCGGGAGCTGCGGGGACACTCGCGAGCAGGTGCCGCACCCACCGCTGCGGGGCCCGCGACCTGTGCTGGAGGCCGGACGTGGCCCGCGGCCTTTCCTCGGTCTGCATCGGTCGGAGACGGTTGGGAAAGACGAGTGGAGTCGGTCCGCCCGGTTCTGTGGCGTTCGGGGTCGCGCTTGCGTGACCGCGGTCGGAGTCAGCCCGCGGTGTTTCCG taatctctacaccaaacttATGGCACTCGAACTCAGAACCCCAAGAACAAGAG AAATTCTGAAGGAACTGGATGAGTATTATGAGAAATTCAAACGCGAGACGGACGGCGTCCAGAAAAGGAGAGTGTTGCATTGCATTCAGAGAGCCCTGATTCGGAGCCAGGAGCTGGGCGACGAGAAGATCCAGATCGTGAGTCAGATGGTGGAGCTGGTGGAGAACCGGACCAGGCAGGTGGACAGTCACGTGGAGCTCTTTGAGGCCCATCAGGAGGCCAATGACACCACTGGCCACAGCGGCAAAGCCGGCCAGGATAAGTCCAAGAGCGAGACAATCACGCAGGCAGAGAAGACCAATAATAAGCGGTCTCGGCGACAGCGCAACAACGAGAACCGAGAGAATGCGGCCAATAATCACGACCACGACGACATCACCTCCGGAACGCctaaggagaagaaagcaaaagccTCCAAGAAGAAGAAACGCTCCAAGGCCAAAGCCGAGCGGGAAGCGTCCCCTGCGGACCTTCCCATTGACCCGAACGAGCCGACGTACTGTCTGTGCAATCAGGTCTCCTATGGAGAGATGATCGGCTGTGACAATGACGAGTGCCCCATCGAGTGGTTCCATTTCTCCTGCGTGGGGCTGAATCACAAACCCAAGGGCAAGTGGTACTGTCCCAAGTGTCGAGGGGAGAACGAGAAGACCATGGACAAGGCCCTGGAGAAATCCAAAAAGGAGCGGGCGTACAACAGGTAG
- the LOC123956104 gene encoding translation initiation factor IF-2-like yields MAGLRAAAEARHAHSGTADAQAPPNPEEDLVAPRPSRKGIRPGPPIPEEAVGSRRLNLLQPAGRPLGCGPGGRVEFCAPGRGALGAGTDCAKRERPSETPPPRLPRPSCRGKAQGVSRRRPDGSQGRRRSNQRSASASAGPGTPLEGRTAQGEAAALPRPTARRAPRTARPADVGSLGRAPAHAQPLLSPWIYLFLKDFTGSLRSRWGGGSAERPAREPPTDSLKHRPRPGARSPRTRTPHPGRSGQAPQSRLPGRPRQDTPTDLPGQGPPRAAPHSRAPRPAGRSRGGAGRSPPDKGGADHAHGAGPRPEARACARARRLGNGNVCAGLFRKPESGSLGRGERPWGRGRAETVRGGGPGPPGPDVCPTLLWGVFRRRVDPRAESGGGRGSPSSAGAQSGKQLHSRAPLSASRSEPGSGRRHKGKAVRTAQARKPLRLLGAVVRPPNGRGFLVVGAWKELSVLAPPPLHLDWPTEGRLLPTFPDGPAFPPDRLCFQVRNS; encoded by the exons ATGGCCGGCCTGCGAGCAGCCGCGGAGGCTCGCCACGCCCACTCCGG AACAGCGGACGCCCAGGCCCCGCCCAACCCGGAAGAGGATCTGGTCGCGCCACGCCCATCCCGGAAGGGGATCCGGCCGGGTCCGCCCATTCCGGAAGAGGCGGTCGGGTCGCGGCGGCTGAACCTCCTCCAGCCCGCCGGGCGCCCGCTCGGCTGCGGCCCTGGGGGCCGGGTCGAGTTCTGCGCGCCGGGGCGGGGTGCCCTAGGCG CTGGGACGGACTGCGCGAAGCGCGAGAGGCCAAGTGAGACGCCGCCGCCCCGACTTCCGAGGCCGTCCTGCCGTGGGAAGGCGCAGGGCGTCTCACGGAGAAGACCCGACGGATCTCAAGGCCGCCGTCGGTCGAACCAGCGGTCGGCCTCCGCGTCCGCGGGACCGGGAACCCCGCTGGAAGGCAGAACGGCTCAGGGCGAGGCCGCCGCCCTCCCGCGTCCGACCGCCCGGCGCGCCCCCCGCACCGCCCGCCCCGCGGACGTCGGGTCGCTCGGACGTGCTCCCGCTCACGCGCAGCCCCTCCTCTCTCCGTGGATTTACCTTTTCCTGAAAGATTTTACGGGATCTCTGCGCTCACGGTGGGGCGGGGGCTCCGCCGAGCGACCAGCCAGGGAGCCCCCGACCGACAGCCTGAAACACCGGCCTCGGCCTGGGGCTCGCAGTCCGCGGACCCGCACCCCGCACCCGGGGCGAAGCGGGCAGGCGCCGCAGAGCCGGCTCCCCGGCAGGCCGCGACAGGACACCCCGACCGACCTCCCGGGGCAAGGGCCGCCGCGAGCAGCCCCGCACAGCCGCGCGCCCCGGCCGGCCGGGAGGAGCCGGGGCGGGGCAGGCCGGAGCCCGCCGGACAAAGGCGGAGCGGACCACGCCCACGGGGCGGGGCCTCGGCCGGAAGCGCGGGCCTGTGCGCGGGCCCGTCGCCTAGGCAACGGGAACGTCTGTGCCGGGCTTTTCAGAAAGCCCGAATCCGGGAGCTTAGGGCGGGGAGAAAGgccgtgggggaggggaagggccgAGACGGTACGGGGAGGGGGTCCCGGACCCCCGGGACCGGACGtctgccccaccctgctttggggGGTCTTTCGAAGGAGAGTGGATCCTAGGGCAGAGTCGGGAGGGGGTCGGGGTTCCCCGTCCTCTGCGGGAGCCCAGTCCGGAAAGCAGCTCCACTCTCGGGCCCCTTTGTCTGCGAGCCGCTCTGAACCGGGCTCCGGCCGGCGACACAAAGGGAAGGCGGTGAGGACCGCGCAGGCGCGTAAGCCGCTGAGGTTGCTGGGAGCGGTGGTCCGGCCGCCTAATG GACGCGGGTTTCTCGTAGTCGGAGCCTGGAAGGAGTTATCCGTACTCGCCCCGCCTCCCCTTCATCTTGATTGGCCGACTGAG GGCCGGCTGCTCCCCACGTTCCCGGACGGTCCTGCATTCCCGCCCGACAGGCTCTGCTTCCAAGTGCGAAACTCTTAG
- the ING1 gene encoding inhibitor of growth protein 1 isoform X5 gives MAQILKELDEYYEKFKRETDGVQKRRVLHCIQRALIRSQELGDEKIQIVSQMVELVENRTRQVDSHVELFEAHQEANDTTGHSGKAGQDKSKSETITQAEKTNNKRSRRQRNNENRENAANNHDHDDITSGTPKEKKAKASKKKKRSKAKAEREASPADLPIDPNEPTYCLCNQVSYGEMIGCDNDECPIEWFHFSCVGLNHKPKGKWYCPKCRGENEKTMDKALEKSKKERAYNR, from the exons ATGGCCC AAATTCTGAAGGAACTGGATGAGTATTATGAGAAATTCAAACGCGAGACGGACGGCGTCCAGAAAAGGAGAGTGTTGCATTGCATTCAGAGAGCCCTGATTCGGAGCCAGGAGCTGGGCGACGAGAAGATCCAGATCGTGAGTCAGATGGTGGAGCTGGTGGAGAACCGGACCAGGCAGGTGGACAGTCACGTGGAGCTCTTTGAGGCCCATCAGGAGGCCAATGACACCACTGGCCACAGCGGCAAAGCCGGCCAGGATAAGTCCAAGAGCGAGACAATCACGCAGGCAGAGAAGACCAATAATAAGCGGTCTCGGCGACAGCGCAACAACGAGAACCGAGAGAATGCGGCCAATAATCACGACCACGACGACATCACCTCCGGAACGCctaaggagaagaaagcaaaagccTCCAAGAAGAAGAAACGCTCCAAGGCCAAAGCCGAGCGGGAAGCGTCCCCTGCGGACCTTCCCATTGACCCGAACGAGCCGACGTACTGTCTGTGCAATCAGGTCTCCTATGGAGAGATGATCGGCTGTGACAATGACGAGTGCCCCATCGAGTGGTTCCATTTCTCCTGCGTGGGGCTGAATCACAAACCCAAGGGCAAGTGGTACTGTCCCAAGTGTCGAGGGGAGAACGAGAAGACCATGGACAAGGCCCTGGAGAAATCCAAAAAGGAGCGGGCGTACAACAGGTAG
- the ING1 gene encoding inhibitor of growth protein 1 isoform X6, protein MARGNLYTKLMALELRTPRTREILKELDEYYEKFKRETDGVQKRRVLHCIQRALIRSQELGDEKIQIVSQMVELVENRTRQVDSHVELFEAHQEANDTTGHSGKAGQDKSKSETITQAEKTNNKRSRRQRNNENRENAANNHDHDDITSGTPKEKKAKASKKKKRSKAKAEREASPADLPIDPNEPTYCLCNQVSYGEMIGCDNDECPIEWFHFSCVGLNHKPKGKWYCPKCRGENEKTMDKALEKSKKERAYNR, encoded by the exons ATGGCCCGTGG taatctctacaccaaacttATGGCACTCGAACTCAGAACCCCAAGAACAAGAG AAATTCTGAAGGAACTGGATGAGTATTATGAGAAATTCAAACGCGAGACGGACGGCGTCCAGAAAAGGAGAGTGTTGCATTGCATTCAGAGAGCCCTGATTCGGAGCCAGGAGCTGGGCGACGAGAAGATCCAGATCGTGAGTCAGATGGTGGAGCTGGTGGAGAACCGGACCAGGCAGGTGGACAGTCACGTGGAGCTCTTTGAGGCCCATCAGGAGGCCAATGACACCACTGGCCACAGCGGCAAAGCCGGCCAGGATAAGTCCAAGAGCGAGACAATCACGCAGGCAGAGAAGACCAATAATAAGCGGTCTCGGCGACAGCGCAACAACGAGAACCGAGAGAATGCGGCCAATAATCACGACCACGACGACATCACCTCCGGAACGCctaaggagaagaaagcaaaagccTCCAAGAAGAAGAAACGCTCCAAGGCCAAAGCCGAGCGGGAAGCGTCCCCTGCGGACCTTCCCATTGACCCGAACGAGCCGACGTACTGTCTGTGCAATCAGGTCTCCTATGGAGAGATGATCGGCTGTGACAATGACGAGTGCCCCATCGAGTGGTTCCATTTCTCCTGCGTGGGGCTGAATCACAAACCCAAGGGCAAGTGGTACTGTCCCAAGTGTCGAGGGGAGAACGAGAAGACCATGGACAAGGCCCTGGAGAAATCCAAAAAGGAGCGGGCGTACAACAGGTAG
- the ING1 gene encoding inhibitor of growth protein 1 isoform X3, which produces MAAPPAGARTASTGSGAAEDAAQAARTGRRSRRWPVEILKELDEYYEKFKRETDGVQKRRVLHCIQRALIRSQELGDEKIQIVSQMVELVENRTRQVDSHVELFEAHQEANDTTGHSGKAGQDKSKSETITQAEKTNNKRSRRQRNNENRENAANNHDHDDITSGTPKEKKAKASKKKKRSKAKAEREASPADLPIDPNEPTYCLCNQVSYGEMIGCDNDECPIEWFHFSCVGLNHKPKGKWYCPKCRGENEKTMDKALEKSKKERAYNR; this is translated from the exons ATGGCGGCGCCGCCGGCCGGAGCGAGGACGGCGAGTACCGGTTCCGGAGCTGCGGAGGACGCGGCTCAGGCCGCACGGACCGGCAGGCGGTCCCGCCGATGGCCCGTGG AAATTCTGAAGGAACTGGATGAGTATTATGAGAAATTCAAACGCGAGACGGACGGCGTCCAGAAAAGGAGAGTGTTGCATTGCATTCAGAGAGCCCTGATTCGGAGCCAGGAGCTGGGCGACGAGAAGATCCAGATCGTGAGTCAGATGGTGGAGCTGGTGGAGAACCGGACCAGGCAGGTGGACAGTCACGTGGAGCTCTTTGAGGCCCATCAGGAGGCCAATGACACCACTGGCCACAGCGGCAAAGCCGGCCAGGATAAGTCCAAGAGCGAGACAATCACGCAGGCAGAGAAGACCAATAATAAGCGGTCTCGGCGACAGCGCAACAACGAGAACCGAGAGAATGCGGCCAATAATCACGACCACGACGACATCACCTCCGGAACGCctaaggagaagaaagcaaaagccTCCAAGAAGAAGAAACGCTCCAAGGCCAAAGCCGAGCGGGAAGCGTCCCCTGCGGACCTTCCCATTGACCCGAACGAGCCGACGTACTGTCTGTGCAATCAGGTCTCCTATGGAGAGATGATCGGCTGTGACAATGACGAGTGCCCCATCGAGTGGTTCCATTTCTCCTGCGTGGGGCTGAATCACAAACCCAAGGGCAAGTGGTACTGTCCCAAGTGTCGAGGGGAGAACGAGAAGACCATGGACAAGGCCCTGGAGAAATCCAAAAAGGAGCGGGCGTACAACAGGTAG
- the ING1 gene encoding inhibitor of growth protein 1 isoform X2: MLSPANGEQIHLVNYVEDYLDSIESLPFDLQRSVSLMREIDAKYQEILKELDEYYEKFKRETDGVQKRRVLHCIQRALIRSQELGDEKIQIVSQMVELVENRTRQVDSHVELFEAHQEANDTTGHSGKAGQDKSKSETITQAEKTNNKRSRRQRNNENRENAANNHDHDDITSGTPKEKKAKASKKKKRSKAKAEREASPADLPIDPNEPTYCLCNQVSYGEMIGCDNDECPIEWFHFSCVGLNHKPKGKWYCPKCRGENEKTMDKALEKSKKERAYNR, from the exons ATGTTGAGCCCTGCCAACGGGGAGCAGATCCACCTGGTGAACTATGTGGAGGACTACCTGGACTCCATCGAGTCTCTGCCTTTCGACCTGCAGAGAAGCGTCTCGCTGATGCGGGAGATCGACGCGAAATACCAAG AAATTCTGAAGGAACTGGATGAGTATTATGAGAAATTCAAACGCGAGACGGACGGCGTCCAGAAAAGGAGAGTGTTGCATTGCATTCAGAGAGCCCTGATTCGGAGCCAGGAGCTGGGCGACGAGAAGATCCAGATCGTGAGTCAGATGGTGGAGCTGGTGGAGAACCGGACCAGGCAGGTGGACAGTCACGTGGAGCTCTTTGAGGCCCATCAGGAGGCCAATGACACCACTGGCCACAGCGGCAAAGCCGGCCAGGATAAGTCCAAGAGCGAGACAATCACGCAGGCAGAGAAGACCAATAATAAGCGGTCTCGGCGACAGCGCAACAACGAGAACCGAGAGAATGCGGCCAATAATCACGACCACGACGACATCACCTCCGGAACGCctaaggagaagaaagcaaaagccTCCAAGAAGAAGAAACGCTCCAAGGCCAAAGCCGAGCGGGAAGCGTCCCCTGCGGACCTTCCCATTGACCCGAACGAGCCGACGTACTGTCTGTGCAATCAGGTCTCCTATGGAGAGATGATCGGCTGTGACAATGACGAGTGCCCCATCGAGTGGTTCCATTTCTCCTGCGTGGGGCTGAATCACAAACCCAAGGGCAAGTGGTACTGTCCCAAGTGTCGAGGGGAGAACGAGAAGACCATGGACAAGGCCCTGGAGAAATCCAAAAAGGAGCGGGCGTACAACAGGTAG
- the ING1 gene encoding inhibitor of growth protein 1 isoform X4, whose translation MALELRTPRTREILKELDEYYEKFKRETDGVQKRRVLHCIQRALIRSQELGDEKIQIVSQMVELVENRTRQVDSHVELFEAHQEANDTTGHSGKAGQDKSKSETITQAEKTNNKRSRRQRNNENRENAANNHDHDDITSGTPKEKKAKASKKKKRSKAKAEREASPADLPIDPNEPTYCLCNQVSYGEMIGCDNDECPIEWFHFSCVGLNHKPKGKWYCPKCRGENEKTMDKALEKSKKERAYNR comes from the exons ATGGCACTCGAACTCAGAACCCCAAGAACAAGAG AAATTCTGAAGGAACTGGATGAGTATTATGAGAAATTCAAACGCGAGACGGACGGCGTCCAGAAAAGGAGAGTGTTGCATTGCATTCAGAGAGCCCTGATTCGGAGCCAGGAGCTGGGCGACGAGAAGATCCAGATCGTGAGTCAGATGGTGGAGCTGGTGGAGAACCGGACCAGGCAGGTGGACAGTCACGTGGAGCTCTTTGAGGCCCATCAGGAGGCCAATGACACCACTGGCCACAGCGGCAAAGCCGGCCAGGATAAGTCCAAGAGCGAGACAATCACGCAGGCAGAGAAGACCAATAATAAGCGGTCTCGGCGACAGCGCAACAACGAGAACCGAGAGAATGCGGCCAATAATCACGACCACGACGACATCACCTCCGGAACGCctaaggagaagaaagcaaaagccTCCAAGAAGAAGAAACGCTCCAAGGCCAAAGCCGAGCGGGAAGCGTCCCCTGCGGACCTTCCCATTGACCCGAACGAGCCGACGTACTGTCTGTGCAATCAGGTCTCCTATGGAGAGATGATCGGCTGTGACAATGACGAGTGCCCCATCGAGTGGTTCCATTTCTCCTGCGTGGGGCTGAATCACAAACCCAAGGGCAAGTGGTACTGTCCCAAGTGTCGAGGGGAGAACGAGAAGACCATGGACAAGGCCCTGGAGAAATCCAAAAAGGAGCGGGCGTACAACAGGTAG